A window of the Hordeum vulgare subsp. vulgare chromosome 5H, MorexV3_pseudomolecules_assembly, whole genome shotgun sequence genome harbors these coding sequences:
- the LOC123398941 gene encoding glutathione transferase GST 23, which produces MAEKGVKVFGMWASPMVIRVEWALRLKGVVYEYVDEDLASKSDALLRRNPVTKKVPVLVHDGKPIVESTIIVEYIDEAWKDGYPIMPADPHDRAQARFWARFADDKCNAAIYPVFTATGKAQREVVREAQRCLKTLETALEGKKFFGGDAIGYLDVVVGWYAYWLPVIEEVSGASIVTDEELPLMKAWFDRFLAVDVVKDTLPPRDKLLALNKARRAQLLSA; this is translated from the exons ATGGCGGAGAAGGGCGTGAAGGTGTTCGGCATGTGGGCGAGCCCCATGGTCATCCGGGTGGAGTGGGCGCTCCGGCTCAAGGGCGTCGTGTACGAGTACGTCGACGAGGACCTCGCCAGCAAGAGCGACGCGCTGCTCCGCCGCAACCCGGTGACCAAGAAGGTGCCGGTGCTGGTCCACGACGGCAAGCCGATCGTGGAGTCCACCATCATCGTCGAGTACATCGACGAGGCGTGGAAGGACGGCTACCCCATCATGCCGGCCGACCCCCACGACCGGGCTCAGGCGAGGTTCTGGGCCAGGTTCGCCGACGACAAG TGCAACGCCGCCATCTACCCGGTCTTCACGGCGACCGGCAAGGCGCAGCGGGAGGTGGTGCGCGAGGCACAGCGGTGCCTGAAGACGCTGGAGACGGCCCTGGAGGGGAAGAAGTTCTTCGGGGGCGACGCCATCGGCTACCTCGACGTCGTGGTTGGGTGGTACGCGTACTGGCTGCCGGTCATCGAGGAGGTCTCCGGCGCCAGCATCGTCACCGACGAGGAGCTCCCTCTGATGAAGGCCTGGTTCGACCGGTTCCTGGCCGTCGACGTGGTGAAGGACACCCTGCCACCCAGGGACAAGCTCCTGGCGCTCAACAAGGCTCGCCGTGCGCAGCT